The following proteins are co-located in the Terriglobales bacterium genome:
- a CDS encoding TonB-dependent receptor — protein MKPLIRGLSLAALILAVSISAFPQSQITTGVIQGTVTDPTGAIVVGANVQVTNQDTKFTRSQPTNADGRFAFLALPPGPYTATVSAGGFATMDQKGITLTVGQTLSLNLQMKVATGSEHIEVTAAPATVETTANEQSSTLNGLTVGTTPILGRKFEDLLTLTPGVAITQGPDGDEINFSGQRGIFNNISLDGGDYNNGFFGEQVGGQRAAIDITLDAVAEFQVVAAGASAEFGRTAGGVVNVVTKSGTNNVHGSLFHYQRLEALSSDTSDGKPLKNFSREQFGGTIGGPIVKDKMFGFAAIEQIFENLRRDNLSTPLGTCPVSAPTITANEALIDSNTECQRIALLNFFKATRNQDEGQPIDHKIRNTAVLAKYDWNMGQNNKVSASYNFDRSRNENQTFDVATYGNSANGIEGTPALINGFHFNLFTTVSKTQVNEGHFSYSRENRGRAAVDSNVPADTAMGFATTFRFGAPFFLEPSIDELFWRTQIRDNYSILAGKHNIKFGGEWLHSNNSQVFRGFFTGRYIFDSVTGFLRYASPAAPGGFGPATSRCSNGAVVTGAGNCPAGSTFTGSPLLLYLQGGGTGLSGAPPPGFSEITNQNYAFFIQDKFQVLPNLTLNYGLRWEGQVFPDPVIDPTKTAYGVNLTNPLFPSNGKIPNDLAMWQPRLGFAWDVRNNQKSVLRASYGIYNASQNMLTQVGAITTNGVQNQTIFVGNVPGGFVGATGFNTAGPTWPNVVPVPAIPAGQFPFQPGVTVFDRNYRNPRVYTANAGYEQQLAPGWSGYIDLTWSRGVYLTRFVNPNTGSTVSLPVNGDTVVYSGNKPFNNLGDITNTQSSAQSLYRGMTIGVRKRFSRGFQMEGNYVLSEDLDDDSNERDPFTFRYFNRFDFRKDYSFSDRDERHKFNFYTYANLPAGIQASIRMQAHTAQPITDNALGTGAGAPCSENNSKTRVVAGVDCGRNHLRKDNGYFTFDWRASRPFKFGEHYELIPTLEMFNTFNNDNNVNPLVTPGLFNFDGFLRQGVGDPRQLQLAVRFTF, from the coding sequence ATGAAACCCCTCATTCGTGGCCTTTCGCTCGCTGCGCTGATTCTGGCGGTGTCGATCAGCGCCTTCCCCCAAAGCCAAATCACCACCGGCGTTATCCAGGGCACGGTTACTGACCCAACCGGCGCCATCGTCGTGGGTGCCAACGTACAGGTCACGAACCAGGACACCAAGTTTACGCGCTCCCAGCCCACCAACGCCGACGGACGGTTCGCGTTCCTGGCGCTGCCTCCCGGCCCGTACACCGCGACGGTATCGGCCGGCGGCTTCGCCACCATGGACCAGAAGGGGATCACGCTCACCGTGGGCCAGACCCTCTCGCTCAACCTGCAGATGAAGGTGGCGACGGGCAGCGAGCACATCGAGGTAACCGCAGCACCGGCGACGGTGGAGACGACCGCCAACGAGCAGAGCAGCACGCTCAACGGCCTCACCGTGGGCACCACGCCGATTCTGGGCCGCAAGTTTGAAGACCTGCTCACGCTCACGCCGGGCGTGGCGATTACGCAGGGTCCGGACGGCGACGAAATCAACTTCTCCGGACAGCGCGGAATCTTCAACAACATCAGCCTGGACGGCGGCGACTACAACAACGGCTTCTTCGGCGAGCAGGTGGGCGGGCAGCGCGCCGCCATCGACATCACGCTCGACGCGGTCGCCGAGTTTCAGGTGGTCGCGGCCGGCGCCAGCGCCGAGTTCGGCCGCACCGCCGGCGGCGTGGTGAACGTAGTCACCAAGTCGGGGACCAACAACGTGCACGGCAGCCTCTTCCACTATCAGCGGCTGGAGGCGCTTAGCTCAGACACGTCGGATGGCAAGCCGCTCAAGAACTTCAGCCGCGAGCAGTTCGGCGGCACCATCGGCGGGCCCATTGTGAAGGACAAAATGTTCGGCTTCGCCGCGATCGAGCAGATCTTCGAAAACCTGCGGCGCGACAACCTGAGCACGCCGCTGGGAACGTGTCCCGTGTCGGCGCCGACGATCACGGCCAACGAGGCGCTGATTGACAGCAACACCGAATGCCAGCGCATCGCGCTGCTCAACTTCTTCAAAGCCACCCGCAATCAGGACGAGGGCCAGCCGATCGACCACAAGATTCGCAACACGGCTGTGCTCGCCAAGTACGACTGGAACATGGGACAAAACAACAAGGTGAGCGCGTCGTACAACTTCGACCGTTCGCGCAACGAGAACCAGACCTTCGACGTTGCGACCTACGGCAACTCGGCCAACGGCATCGAAGGCACGCCGGCGCTCATCAACGGCTTCCACTTCAACCTGTTCACCACCGTCTCCAAGACGCAGGTCAACGAAGGGCACTTCAGCTACTCGCGCGAAAACCGCGGCCGCGCCGCGGTCGATTCGAATGTTCCGGCTGACACCGCGATGGGATTCGCCACCACGTTCCGTTTCGGAGCGCCGTTCTTCCTGGAGCCCTCGATTGATGAGCTGTTCTGGCGCACGCAGATCCGTGACAACTACTCCATCCTCGCCGGCAAGCACAACATCAAGTTCGGCGGCGAGTGGCTGCACAGCAACAACAGCCAGGTGTTCCGCGGTTTCTTCACCGGCCGCTACATCTTCGACAGCGTGACCGGCTTCCTGCGCTACGCGTCGCCGGCGGCGCCCGGCGGCTTCGGTCCGGCCACGTCGCGTTGCAGCAACGGCGCCGTCGTCACGGGTGCGGGCAATTGCCCCGCCGGATCCACCTTCACGGGTAGTCCGTTGCTCCTGTACTTGCAGGGCGGCGGCACCGGCCTGAGCGGCGCTCCTCCGCCCGGCTTCTCCGAAATCACGAACCAGAACTATGCGTTCTTTATCCAGGACAAGTTCCAGGTGCTGCCGAATCTGACGCTCAACTACGGTCTGCGCTGGGAAGGCCAGGTCTTCCCCGATCCGGTCATCGATCCGACGAAGACCGCCTACGGCGTGAATCTCACGAACCCACTGTTTCCGTCGAACGGCAAGATTCCCAATGATCTGGCGATGTGGCAGCCGCGCTTGGGCTTTGCCTGGGACGTGAGGAACAACCAGAAGTCTGTGCTGCGCGCCAGCTACGGCATCTACAACGCCAGCCAGAACATGCTGACGCAGGTCGGCGCCATCACCACCAACGGCGTGCAGAACCAGACCATCTTCGTCGGTAATGTGCCCGGGGGCTTCGTTGGCGCAACGGGTTTCAACACCGCCGGCCCGACATGGCCGAACGTTGTCCCGGTACCGGCCATTCCCGCGGGCCAGTTTCCGTTCCAGCCCGGCGTCACGGTGTTTGACCGCAACTACCGCAACCCGCGCGTCTACACCGCGAACGCCGGCTACGAACAACAGCTCGCACCAGGCTGGAGCGGCTACATTGACCTGACGTGGTCGCGCGGCGTGTACCTCACGCGCTTCGTGAATCCCAACACCGGGTCGACGGTCTCGCTGCCGGTAAACGGCGACACGGTGGTCTACTCGGGAAACAAGCCGTTCAACAACCTCGGCGACATCACCAACACGCAAAGCAGCGCGCAGTCGCTCTACCGCGGCATGACCATCGGCGTGCGCAAGCGCTTCAGCCGCGGCTTCCAGATGGAAGGGAACTACGTGCTCTCCGAGGACCTGGACGACGACTCCAACGAGCGCGATCCGTTCACCTTCCGCTACTTCAACCGCTTCGACTTCCGCAAGGACTACTCGTTCAGCGACCGCGACGAGCGGCACAAGTTCAACTTCTACACGTACGCGAACTTGCCCGCCGGCATCCAGGCCAGCATCCGCATGCAGGCGCACACCGCCCAGCCGATTACCGACAATGCGCTCGGAACCGGCGCCGGCGCGCCCTGCAGCGAAAACAACTCCAAGACGCGCGTGGTCGCCGGCGTGGATTGCGGCCGCAACCACCTGCGCAAGGACAACGGCTACTTCACCTTCGACTGGCGCGCCTCGCGTCCGTTCAAGTTCGGCGAGCACTATGAACTGATTCCGACCCTGGAGATGTTCAACACCTTCAACAACGACAACAACGTGAACCCGCTGGTGACGCCGGGGCTGTTCAACTTCGACGGCTTCCTGCGCCAGGGCGTGGGCGATCCGCGACAGCTGCAACTGGCCGTGCGCTTCACGTTCTAA
- a CDS encoding TonB-dependent receptor, with protein sequence MKASLRTGVLCLLLLALAASAFGQAVTASSSITGTVEDSTGAVIVGAAVTVTSAATGVTRTTVTGDIGTYRIDAVPPGVYMVKVTKSGFASVTFDKVELVVGRTTTQNVKLNPGAESQVVEVQAGAQLLDQEKTSVGLEIRPSDVENLPLNGRDFGNLAYLAPGVKAVTPYDPTKQRYATFGVNGSNGRNMNVTVNGIDNKDNTVGGLVMQLPLGAVQEFNISTQRFSAANGRSEGAAVNVITKSGTNSWHGNAYVYDTETALQAIDGLTVRAATAAGKAPVKADFSRQQFGGSAGGPIRKNKDFIFGAIERDREHTANPVGAKALAELTALAAQPALCSTCVKPEPVSSIPTPYFDWRYNGRVDHVINQDHRLFLSYTGQTNLGNNDQAGIADLTGGNFTKNELIVANISLNSILSPRFVNNFTFGYQYWDNLIDTPLKVPTINFPAESFGTNTNVPQQSYQKKWQLKDDMSYVMGAHGLKWGVDFLLEPTLGGFFEFTPTLSPTFYDDATKILSDKVNYPQGFSTPGALSNLSATSGDPKFDLPGGAKMFGVYFQDDWKLSSRLTLNLGLRYDRDFNLYGTSGADKNRVYLQLKKIGNPYGRDIPHDDALDFSPRFGFAWDVTGAAKHVIRGGYGIYFGQTFLNVPLFMLQEANPTLFATVMNISGAGAPVNGVSPACNPASCTVPGTGKTMATYRFGVDPLPTIPPPPTDLVAGSSGRWIDPAYRNPYSQQWNLGYAWQVNPNSVFEIEAVHELAVHESKGENINGIVCPLPCQTTSAINPSNAKRALADAFAAAGITNPPGRLTVERSIGRSRYDGLNVTFRRRMSNHFSVNSTYTLSRAVGYRGSSAAFGNAATIPSQPYRKEDFGVVPNDELHHWSLTGVVDLPWGFQMAPIMHVASPRAYNATSGLDVYNSTTSGITAPSAIVLTSDPGNLQALGLACPAPVGNSATAGCTAAQLRACLVAGTCKETHFDQVRGIPFFQLDTRVSKLIKFGERSNLRLIFQGFNLTNRGNYGANFNTSVRSTAFGTPAGYMTGNGTVLPKSFRAEFGAQFSF encoded by the coding sequence ATGAAAGCGTCGCTACGCACAGGAGTGCTTTGCCTGCTGCTACTGGCTCTTGCGGCTTCTGCCTTTGGGCAGGCAGTTACGGCCAGCTCGAGCATCACCGGGACCGTGGAAGATTCCACCGGCGCCGTCATTGTGGGCGCCGCCGTCACCGTGACCAGCGCCGCTACCGGAGTCACGCGCACCACCGTGACCGGCGACATCGGTACCTACCGCATTGACGCGGTGCCGCCGGGCGTTTACATGGTGAAAGTCACCAAGAGCGGCTTTGCTAGCGTCACGTTCGACAAGGTCGAACTCGTCGTCGGCCGCACGACCACGCAAAACGTCAAGCTGAACCCTGGCGCCGAATCGCAAGTCGTCGAAGTGCAGGCGGGCGCGCAGCTGCTCGACCAGGAAAAAACGTCCGTCGGGCTCGAGATTCGCCCCAGTGACGTCGAGAACCTGCCGCTGAACGGGCGCGACTTCGGCAACCTTGCCTACCTCGCCCCTGGCGTGAAAGCAGTCACGCCTTACGATCCCACCAAGCAGCGCTACGCGACGTTCGGCGTGAACGGGTCGAACGGCCGCAATATGAACGTCACTGTCAACGGCATCGATAACAAGGACAACACGGTCGGCGGGCTGGTCATGCAACTCCCGCTCGGCGCCGTGCAGGAGTTCAACATCAGCACGCAGCGCTTTTCCGCGGCGAATGGCCGCTCCGAGGGCGCGGCCGTGAACGTGATCACCAAGTCAGGAACGAATTCATGGCATGGCAACGCGTACGTCTATGACACCGAAACCGCGCTTCAGGCGATTGACGGTCTCACCGTCCGTGCCGCGACTGCGGCGGGCAAGGCCCCGGTGAAGGCCGACTTCAGCCGTCAGCAGTTTGGCGGCTCGGCCGGTGGCCCGATTCGCAAGAACAAGGACTTCATTTTCGGAGCGATCGAGCGCGACCGCGAGCACACGGCCAACCCTGTTGGCGCCAAGGCCCTGGCCGAGCTCACGGCATTGGCGGCGCAGCCGGCACTCTGCTCCACTTGCGTGAAGCCGGAGCCGGTTTCTTCCATTCCGACGCCTTACTTCGACTGGCGCTACAACGGACGCGTGGACCACGTGATCAATCAGGACCACCGCCTGTTCCTCAGCTACACCGGCCAGACGAACCTGGGGAACAACGACCAGGCCGGTATCGCCGACCTGACCGGCGGCAATTTCACCAAGAACGAGCTGATCGTCGCCAACATCTCGCTCAACTCGATTCTCTCGCCGCGCTTCGTAAACAACTTCACCTTCGGCTATCAGTATTGGGACAACCTGATTGACACGCCCTTGAAGGTGCCCACCATCAACTTCCCGGCAGAATCGTTCGGCACGAACACCAACGTTCCGCAGCAGTCGTATCAGAAGAAGTGGCAGCTCAAGGACGACATGTCGTACGTGATGGGCGCGCACGGCTTGAAGTGGGGCGTTGACTTCCTGTTGGAGCCCACGCTGGGCGGCTTCTTTGAGTTCACGCCGACCCTTTCGCCCACCTTCTACGACGACGCAACCAAGATCCTCTCCGACAAGGTGAACTATCCACAGGGGTTCTCGACGCCGGGCGCACTGTCGAACCTTTCCGCAACCTCGGGTGATCCTAAGTTCGACCTGCCGGGGGGCGCCAAGATGTTCGGCGTGTACTTCCAGGACGACTGGAAGCTGAGCTCGCGGCTTACGCTGAACCTGGGGCTCCGCTATGACCGTGATTTCAACCTTTACGGCACCAGCGGGGCGGACAAAAACCGTGTCTACCTGCAACTGAAGAAAATCGGAAATCCCTACGGCCGCGACATTCCGCACGACGATGCCCTGGACTTCAGCCCGCGCTTCGGCTTTGCCTGGGACGTGACCGGCGCCGCCAAACACGTGATCCGCGGCGGCTACGGTATCTACTTCGGGCAGACGTTCCTGAATGTGCCGCTGTTCATGCTTCAGGAAGCCAACCCCACTCTGTTCGCGACCGTGATGAACATTTCGGGCGCGGGTGCGCCAGTGAACGGCGTGTCGCCGGCCTGCAACCCGGCCTCGTGCACGGTGCCGGGGACGGGCAAGACGATGGCGACCTACCGTTTCGGTGTGGATCCGCTTCCCACAATCCCGCCGCCGCCGACTGACCTGGTGGCCGGCTCCTCGGGACGCTGGATCGATCCGGCGTACCGCAATCCCTACTCGCAGCAATGGAACCTGGGCTATGCGTGGCAGGTCAATCCGAACTCGGTGTTCGAGATTGAGGCTGTGCACGAGCTGGCAGTACACGAGTCCAAGGGCGAGAACATTAACGGCATCGTTTGCCCGCTGCCGTGCCAAACGACCTCGGCGATCAATCCTTCGAACGCCAAGCGCGCCCTGGCCGACGCTTTTGCGGCGGCCGGCATTACCAATCCTCCGGGCCGCCTGACGGTCGAGCGGTCGATAGGCCGCTCGCGTTACGACGGCTTGAACGTGACCTTCCGGCGCCGCATGTCGAACCACTTCAGCGTGAACAGCACCTATACGCTCTCACGCGCGGTGGGCTACCGCGGCAGTTCGGCAGCTTTCGGCAATGCCGCCACCATTCCTTCGCAGCCGTATCGTAAGGAGGACTTCGGAGTAGTTCCCAACGACGAGCTGCACCACTGGTCGCTCACCGGCGTGGTGGACCTGCCCTGGGGCTTCCAGATGGCGCCCATCATGCACGTCGCTTCCCCGCGTGCTTATAACGCAACCAGCGGCCTCGACGTGTACAACAGCACCACCTCGGGCATCACGGCGCCTTCGGCGATCGTGCTGACCAGCGATCCCGGCAACCTGCAGGCGCTCGGACTGGCCTGCCCGGCGCCGGTGGGAAATAGCGCGACCGCCGGCTGCACGGCGGCTCAGCTGCGCGCTTGCCTGGTGGCTGGAACTTGCAAGG